A single window of Leclercia adecarboxylata DNA harbors:
- a CDS encoding YjaG family protein yields MLQNPIHLRLEKLESWQHVTFMACLCERMYPNYAMFCKQTEFGDGQLYRRILDLVWETLTVKDAKVNFDSQLDKLEEAIPAADDYDVYGVYPAIDACVALSELIHSRLSGETLEHAIEVSKASITSVAMLEMTQEGREMTDEELRLNPAVEQEWDIQWEIFRLLAECEERDIELIKGLRADLREAGESNIGINLHQ; encoded by the coding sequence ATGTTACAAAACCCGATTCACCTGCGCCTCGAGAAGCTGGAAAGCTGGCAGCATGTCACCTTTATGGCCTGCCTGTGCGAACGCATGTACCCGAACTACGCCATGTTCTGCAAGCAGACTGAATTTGGTGACGGCCAGCTGTATCGCCGTATTCTCGATCTGGTATGGGAGACGCTGACGGTCAAAGATGCGAAGGTGAACTTCGATTCTCAGCTCGATAAGCTGGAAGAGGCGATCCCGGCTGCCGATGACTATGATGTCTATGGCGTCTATCCGGCGATCGATGCCTGTGTGGCATTAAGTGAACTGATTCACTCGCGCCTGAGTGGCGAAACTCTGGAACATGCCATCGAAGTCAGTAAGGCCTCAATTACTTCCGTGGCGATGCTGGAGATGACCCAGGAAGGTCGTGAAATGACCGATGAAGAGCTCCGTTTAAACCCGGCCGTTGAGCAGGAATGGGACATCCAGTGGGAAATATTCCGTTTGCTGGCAGAGTGCGAAGAACGCGATATCGAGCTGATTAAAGGTCTGCGTGCAGACTTGCGTGAGGCAGGCGAGAGTAACATTGGTATAAATCTTCACCAGTGA
- the metA gene encoding homoserine O-succinyltransferase codes for MPIRVQDELPAVNFLREENVFVMKASRATGQEIRPLKVLILNLMPKKIETENQFLRLLSNSPLQVDIQLLRIDARESRNTPSEHLNNFYCNFDDIRDDNFDGLIVTGAPLGLVEFNDVAYWPQIKQVLEWAKDHVTSTLFVCWAVQAALNILYGIPKQTRSEKLSGVYEHHILHPHALLTRGFDDTFLAPHSRYADFPAALIRDYTDLEILAESEEGDAYLFASKDKRIAFVTGHPEYDPDTLASEYFRDVEAGLNPDVPYNYFPQNDPQNKPRATWRSHGNLLFTNWLNYYVYQITPYDLRHMNPTLE; via the coding sequence ATGCCGATTCGGGTGCAGGACGAGCTACCAGCCGTCAATTTCTTGCGTGAGGAAAATGTCTTTGTCATGAAGGCATCGCGCGCTACAGGTCAGGAAATTCGTCCTCTGAAGGTGCTTATCCTCAACCTGATGCCGAAGAAGATTGAGACGGAGAATCAATTCCTCCGCTTGCTCTCAAACTCCCCCCTCCAGGTCGATATTCAGCTGTTGCGTATTGATGCGCGTGAGTCCCGCAACACGCCTTCGGAGCATCTTAATAACTTCTACTGTAACTTTGATGATATCCGCGACGACAATTTCGATGGACTGATTGTCACCGGTGCGCCGCTGGGCCTGGTTGAGTTCAACGACGTGGCCTACTGGCCGCAGATTAAGCAGGTGCTGGAGTGGGCCAAAGATCACGTCACCTCCACGTTGTTTGTCTGTTGGGCGGTGCAGGCGGCACTCAATATTCTTTACGGTATCCCTAAGCAGACCCGCAGCGAAAAACTTTCTGGCGTCTACGAACACCATATTCTGCACCCCCATGCACTGCTGACGCGGGGCTTTGATGACACCTTCCTGGCTCCCCATTCACGCTATGCCGATTTCCCGGCAGCACTGATCCGTGACTACACCGATCTGGAGATCCTGGCAGAAAGCGAGGAGGGGGATGCCTACCTGTTCGCCAGCAAAGATAAGCGTATTGCTTTTGTTACCGGTCATCCCGAGTACGATCCCGATACTCTGGCGAGCGAATATTTCCGCGATGTGGAAGCGGGTTTGAACCCGGACGTGCCCTACAACTATTTCCCGCAAAACGATCCGCAGAACAAACCGCGGGCAACCTGGCGCAGTCATGGCAACCTGCTGTTTACTAACTGGCTCAACTATTACGTCTACCAGATCACGCCATACGATCTGCGCCACATGAATCCGACACTGGAGTAA
- the nfi gene encoding deoxyribonuclease V (cleaves DNA at apurinic or apyrimidinic sites), with protein MDLASLRAQQLKLAASVSREDRLDKDPPALIAGADVGFEQGGEVTRAAIVLLTWPELELVEYQVARIATTMPYIPGFLSFREYPALLAAWDQLSQRPDLMFVDGHGISHPRRLGVASHFGMLVDVPTIGVAKKRLCGKFEPLSAEPGALAPLMDKGEQLAWVWRSKARCNPLFIATGHRVSTDTALAWVQRCMKGYRLPEPTRWADAVASGRPAFVRWQEIQR; from the coding sequence ATGGATCTTGCGTCACTTCGCGCTCAACAACTTAAACTTGCTGCGTCGGTTTCCCGTGAAGACCGGCTGGATAAAGACCCACCCGCGCTGATTGCCGGGGCGGATGTCGGGTTTGAGCAGGGCGGTGAGGTGACGCGGGCGGCGATAGTACTCCTGACCTGGCCCGAACTGGAGCTGGTCGAGTATCAGGTAGCGCGTATCGCCACCACCATGCCTTACATCCCCGGATTCCTCTCTTTTCGTGAATATCCCGCGCTGCTGGCCGCGTGGGACCAGCTTTCGCAAAGACCCGACCTGATGTTCGTCGATGGCCACGGGATCTCCCATCCGCGCCGTCTCGGCGTTGCCAGCCATTTTGGCATGCTGGTGGATGTGCCGACCATCGGGGTAGCGAAAAAGCGCCTCTGCGGTAAGTTTGAACCTCTGTCGGCAGAGCCCGGCGCCCTGGCACCCTTGATGGACAAAGGCGAACAGCTGGCGTGGGTCTGGCGCAGTAAGGCGCGCTGCAATCCGCTGTTCATCGCCACCGGCCATCGCGTCAGTACCGACACCGCGCTGGCGTGGGTCCAGCGCTGCATGAAGGGCTATCGATTACCGGAGCCGACCCGCTGGGCCGATGCGGTGGCTTCCGGCCGTCCCGCTTTTGTGCGATGGCAGGAAATTCAGCGCTGA
- the rsd gene encoding sigma D regulator: MLNQLENLTERVGGSNKLVDRWLHVRKHLLVAYYNLVGIKPGKESYMRLNEKALDDFCQSLVDYLSNGHFNIYERFIREMEGNSPYLAATKLYPLLEANTQQIMDYYDSTLENAIDQDNYLEFQQALSDIGEALEQRFTLEDNLIALALDHNLKASNEDNVARPA, encoded by the coding sequence ATGCTAAACCAGCTAGAAAACCTGACAGAGCGCGTTGGCGGAAGTAACAAACTGGTCGATCGCTGGCTGCACGTGCGGAAACATCTGCTTGTTGCCTACTACAATCTCGTTGGCATTAAGCCTGGCAAAGAGTCCTATATGCGCCTGAATGAAAAAGCGCTGGACGATTTCTGTCAGAGCCTGGTCGACTACCTTTCCAACGGTCATTTCAATATTTATGAACGTTTTATCCGTGAAATGGAAGGCAACAGCCCGTATTTAGCGGCAACCAAACTCTATCCCCTGCTGGAGGCCAATACCCAGCAAATCATGGATTACTATGACTCCACGCTGGAAAACGCCATCGATCAGGATAACTACCTGGAATTTCAGCAGGCGCTTTCCGATATCGGCGAGGCGCTGGAGCAACGCTTTACGCTGGAAGATAACCTGATCGCCCTTGCGCTGGATCACAATCTGAAAGCGAGCAACGAAGATAACGTCGCCCGACCGGCTTGA
- the purD gene encoding phosphoribosylamine--glycine ligase, which yields MKVLVIGNGGREHALAWKAAQSPQVNTVFVAPGNAGTALEPALQNVAIGVTDIPALLSFAQNEKIDLTIVGPEAPLVIGVVDAFRAAGLTIFGPTEGAAQLEGSKAFTKDFLARHNIPTAEYQNFTEVEPALAYLREKGAPIVIKADGLAAGKGVIVAMTLEEAEAAVQDMLAGNAFGDAGHRIVIEEFLDGEEASFIVMVDGEHVLPMATSQDHKRVGDADTGPNTGGMGAYSPAPVVTDEVHQRTMDRIIWPTVKGMAAEGNTYTGFLYAGLMIDKQGNPKVIEFNCRFGDPETQPIMLRMKSDLVDLCLAACEGKLDTKTSEWDERASLGVVIAAGGYPGNYSTGDEIHGLPLEQVEGAKVFHAGTTLSDDDRVLTNGGRVLCATALGHTVAEAQQRAYALMADIRWNGSFSRNDIGYRAIARERGE from the coding sequence ATGAAAGTATTAGTGATTGGTAACGGCGGGCGCGAGCACGCCCTGGCGTGGAAAGCGGCGCAGTCACCGCAGGTGAACACCGTCTTCGTGGCACCGGGTAACGCCGGTACGGCGCTGGAGCCCGCCCTGCAGAACGTCGCCATCGGCGTGACCGATATTCCGGCGCTGCTGAGCTTTGCCCAGAATGAAAAGATCGACCTGACCATCGTCGGCCCGGAAGCACCGCTGGTGATTGGCGTAGTAGACGCTTTCCGCGCGGCGGGTCTGACCATCTTCGGCCCAACCGAAGGCGCCGCCCAGCTGGAAGGCTCTAAAGCCTTCACCAAAGATTTCCTCGCGCGTCATAACATCCCGACCGCGGAATATCAGAATTTCACCGAAGTGGAGCCCGCTCTGGCGTATCTGCGTGAGAAAGGCGCGCCGATTGTGATCAAGGCCGACGGTCTGGCCGCCGGTAAAGGCGTGATCGTGGCGATGACCCTCGAAGAGGCAGAGGCCGCGGTTCAGGATATGCTGGCGGGTAATGCCTTTGGCGACGCGGGCCACCGCATCGTGATCGAGGAGTTCCTCGACGGTGAGGAGGCGAGCTTTATCGTGATGGTCGACGGCGAGCACGTCCTGCCGATGGCCACCAGCCAGGATCACAAGCGCGTGGGCGATGCCGATACCGGCCCGAATACCGGTGGTATGGGTGCCTACTCCCCTGCCCCGGTAGTGACGGATGAAGTGCACCAGCGCACCATGGACCGCATCATCTGGCCTACTGTGAAAGGCATGGCGGCTGAAGGCAATACCTACACCGGTTTCCTCTATGCCGGCCTGATGATCGACAAGCAGGGCAACCCGAAGGTGATCGAGTTCAACTGCCGCTTTGGCGATCCGGAAACTCAGCCGATCATGCTGCGCATGAAATCCGATCTGGTGGATCTGTGCCTGGCGGCCTGCGAAGGCAAGCTGGACACGAAAACCTCCGAGTGGGACGAGCGTGCGTCGCTGGGCGTGGTGATTGCGGCGGGTGGTTATCCGGGCAACTACAGCACCGGGGATGAGATCCACGGTCTGCCGCTGGAGCAGGTTGAAGGCGCGAAGGTGTTCCATGCAGGCACTACGCTGTCTGATGACGATCGCGTACTGACCAACGGCGGCCGCGTCCTGTGCGCCACCGCGCTGGGACATACGGTCGCGGAAGCGCAGCAGCGCGCCTATGCCCTGATGGCGGATATTCGCTGGAACGGCAGCTTCAGCCGTAACGATATTGGTTATCGTGCGATTGCGCGGGAGCGAGGGGAGTAA
- the purH gene encoding bifunctional phosphoribosylaminoimidazolecarboxamide formyltransferase/IMP cyclohydrolase gives MQQRRPVRRALLSVSDKAGIVEFAQALSARGVELLSTGGTARLLADKGLPVTEVSDYTGFPEMMDGRVKTLHPKVHGGILGRRGQDDGIMDQHGIAPIDMVVVNLYPFAQTVAREGCSLEDAVENIDIGGPTMVRSAAKNHKDVAIVVKSSDYEAIIKEMDANEGSLNLETRFDLAIKAFEHTAAYDSMIANYFGSLVPAYHGESKDPSGRFSRTLNLNFIKKQDMRYGENSHQQAAFYIEEEVKEASVATAQQVQGKALSYNNIADTDAALECVKEFSEPACVIVKHANPCGVAVSTSILDAYDRAYKTDPTSAFGGIIAFNRELDAETAQAIISRQFVEVIIAPSATEEALKITAAKQNVRVLTCGQWAERVPGLDFKRVNGGLLVQDRDLGMVTEADLRVVSKRQPTEQELRDALFCWKVAKFVKSNAIVYAKENMTIGIGAGQMSRVYSAKIAGIKAGDEGLEVKGSAMASDAFFPFRDGIDAAAAVGITCVIQPGGSIRDDEVIAAADEHGIAMIFTDMRHFRH, from the coding sequence ATGCAACAACGTCGTCCAGTCCGCCGCGCTCTGCTCAGTGTTTCTGATAAAGCCGGTATCGTCGAATTCGCTCAGGCACTTTCTGCACGTGGTGTGGAGCTGCTGTCCACTGGCGGTACCGCCCGCCTGTTAGCAGATAAAGGCCTGCCGGTAACCGAAGTGTCCGATTACACCGGTTTCCCGGAAATGATGGATGGACGCGTCAAAACCCTGCATCCAAAAGTCCACGGCGGCATTCTGGGTCGTCGCGGTCAGGACGACGGCATTATGGATCAACACGGGATTGCGCCAATCGATATGGTTGTTGTTAACCTCTACCCGTTCGCTCAGACCGTTGCCCGTGAAGGCTGCTCTCTGGAAGATGCGGTAGAGAATATCGATATCGGCGGCCCGACCATGGTGCGCTCCGCCGCCAAGAACCATAAAGATGTTGCCATCGTAGTTAAGAGCAGCGACTACGAGGCCATTATTAAAGAGATGGATGCCAACGAAGGCTCCCTGAATCTCGAGACCCGTTTCGACCTCGCCATTAAAGCGTTCGAACATACCGCCGCCTACGACAGCATGATCGCCAACTACTTCGGTAGCCTGGTGCCAGCCTATCATGGCGAAAGCAAAGATCCTTCCGGCCGCTTCTCACGCACCTTAAACCTGAACTTCATTAAGAAGCAGGATATGCGCTACGGTGAGAACAGCCACCAGCAGGCTGCCTTCTATATAGAAGAAGAGGTTAAAGAAGCCTCCGTTGCCACTGCACAGCAGGTTCAGGGCAAAGCGCTCTCCTATAACAACATCGCGGACACCGACGCGGCGCTGGAGTGCGTGAAAGAGTTCAGCGAGCCGGCCTGCGTGATCGTCAAACACGCGAACCCATGCGGCGTGGCGGTCAGCACCTCGATTCTGGATGCCTACGATCGCGCGTACAAAACCGACCCGACCTCTGCGTTCGGCGGCATTATCGCCTTCAACCGTGAACTGGATGCTGAAACCGCTCAGGCAATTATCTCCCGTCAGTTTGTGGAAGTGATTATCGCCCCTTCCGCCACCGAGGAAGCCCTGAAGATCACCGCGGCGAAACAGAACGTTCGCGTACTGACCTGCGGCCAGTGGGCAGAACGCGTTCCGGGCCTGGACTTCAAGCGTGTGAACGGCGGTCTGTTAGTTCAGGATCGCGATCTGGGTATGGTGACAGAAGCCGACCTGCGCGTGGTCAGCAAGCGTCAGCCGACCGAACAGGAACTGCGTGATGCGCTGTTCTGCTGGAAAGTAGCGAAGTTCGTGAAATCCAACGCCATCGTCTATGCGAAAGAGAACATGACCATCGGGATAGGCGCAGGCCAGATGAGCCGCGTCTACTCCGCGAAAATTGCCGGTATCAAGGCAGGCGATGAAGGTCTGGAAGTGAAAGGCTCCGCCATGGCCTCTGACGCCTTCTTCCCGTTCCGCGACGGTATCGACGCGGCTGCGGCTGTGGGCATCACCTGCGTGATCCAGCCTGGCGGTTCTATCCGCGATGACGAAGTCATTGCCGCTGCCGACGAACACGGTATCGCGATGATCTTCACCGACATGCGTCATTTCCGCCATTAA
- the thiC gene encoding phosphomethylpyrimidine synthase ThiC → MSATKMTRREQRAHAQHFIDTLEGTAFPNSKRIYLTGSQEDIRVPMREIQLSPTLIGGSKENPQFEENEAVPVYDTSGPYGDPAVAINVQQGLAKLRQPWIEARNDSETLNAQSSAYTRERLADDGLDELRFTGLLTPKRARAGKCVTQLHYARQGIVTPEMEFIAIRENMGRERIRGEVLRHQHPGEGFGARLPENITPEFVRDEVAAGRAIIPANINHPESEPMIIGRNFLVKVNANIGNSAVTSSIEEEVEKLVWSTRWGADTVMDLSTGRYIHETREWILRNSPVPIGTVPIYQALEKVNGIAEDLTWEAFRDTLLEQAEQGVDYFTIHAGVLLRYVPMTAKRLTGIVSRGGSIMAKWCLSHHQENFLYEHFREICEICAAYDVSLSLGDGLRPGSIRDANDEAQFAELHTLGELTKIAWEYDVQVMIEGPGHVPMQMIRRNMTEELEHCHEAPFYTLGPLTTDIAPGYDHFTSGIGAAMIGWFGCAMLCYVTPKEHLGLPNKEDVKQGLITYKIAAHAADLAKGHPGAQIRDNAMSKARFEFRWEDQFNLALDPFTARAYHDETLPQESGKVAHFCSMCGPKFCSMKISQEVRDYAAAQTIEVGMADMSETFRARGGEIYLKKEEA, encoded by the coding sequence ATGTCTGCCACAAAAATGACCCGCCGCGAACAGCGCGCACACGCCCAACACTTTATCGACACCCTGGAAGGCACTGCTTTCCCCAACTCAAAACGCATTTACCTGACGGGTTCGCAGGAGGATATCCGCGTGCCAATGCGCGAGATCCAGCTCAGCCCGACGTTAATCGGCGGCAGCAAAGAGAACCCGCAGTTTGAAGAGAACGAAGCGGTGCCGGTGTACGACACCTCCGGCCCGTACGGCGATCCGGCTGTGGCGATTAACGTCCAGCAGGGTCTGGCGAAGCTGCGCCAGCCGTGGATTGAAGCCCGTAACGACAGCGAAACCCTGAATGCGCAAAGCTCAGCCTATACCCGGGAACGTCTGGCCGATGACGGGCTGGACGAGCTGCGCTTTACCGGACTGCTCACGCCGAAGCGTGCCAGAGCGGGTAAATGTGTGACCCAGCTGCATTACGCCCGCCAGGGGATAGTGACGCCAGAGATGGAGTTTATTGCCATCCGCGAAAACATGGGCCGCGAGCGCATTCGTGGCGAAGTGCTGCGCCACCAGCATCCGGGAGAAGGCTTTGGTGCCCGCCTGCCGGAGAACATCACCCCGGAATTTGTACGTGACGAAGTCGCCGCTGGCCGCGCCATTATTCCGGCCAACATTAATCACCCGGAATCAGAGCCGATGATCATCGGACGTAACTTCCTGGTGAAAGTGAATGCCAATATCGGTAACTCGGCGGTCACCTCCTCCATCGAAGAAGAGGTGGAAAAACTGGTCTGGTCCACCCGCTGGGGCGCGGACACGGTGATGGACCTCTCTACCGGGCGCTATATTCACGAAACCCGCGAGTGGATCCTGCGTAACAGTCCGGTGCCGATTGGCACGGTACCCATCTACCAGGCGCTGGAGAAGGTGAACGGCATTGCGGAAGATCTCACCTGGGAAGCGTTCCGCGATACGCTGCTGGAGCAGGCCGAGCAGGGCGTGGACTACTTCACCATCCACGCGGGCGTGCTGCTGCGCTACGTGCCGATGACCGCCAAACGCCTGACCGGCATTGTCTCCCGCGGCGGTTCTATTATGGCGAAATGGTGCCTGTCCCATCATCAGGAGAACTTCCTGTATGAACACTTCCGCGAGATCTGCGAAATCTGCGCCGCGTACGACGTATCGCTGTCGCTGGGCGATGGCCTGCGTCCGGGTTCCATTCGCGATGCCAACGACGAAGCCCAGTTTGCCGAGCTACATACCCTGGGCGAGCTGACCAAAATTGCCTGGGAGTATGACGTCCAGGTGATGATTGAAGGCCCGGGCCATGTGCCGATGCAGATGATCCGCCGCAACATGACCGAGGAGCTGGAGCACTGCCACGAAGCGCCGTTCTACACCCTGGGACCGTTGACCACCGACATCGCACCGGGCTATGACCACTTCACCTCCGGAATTGGCGCGGCGATGATCGGATGGTTTGGCTGCGCGATGCTCTGCTACGTCACGCCGAAAGAGCATCTCGGCCTGCCGAATAAAGAGGACGTGAAGCAAGGATTGATCACCTACAAGATTGCCGCCCATGCTGCCGACCTGGCGAAGGGCCATCCGGGGGCGCAGATCCGCGATAACGCCATGTCAAAAGCGCGCTTTGAATTTCGCTGGGAAGATCAGTTCAACCTCGCCCTTGACCCGTTCACCGCCCGCGCCTACCACGACGAAACCCTGCCGCAGGAGTCGGGCAAAGTGGCGCACTTCTGCTCCATGTGCGGGCCAAAATTCTGCTCGATGAAAATCAGCCAGGAAGTGCGCGACTACGCCGCGGCGCAGACCATCGAAGTGGGGATGGCCGATATGTCGGAAACCTTCCGCGCCCGGGGCGGCGAAATCTACCTCAAAAAAGAGGAGGCGTAA
- the hemE gene encoding uroporphyrinogen decarboxylase, which translates to MTELKNDRYLRALLRQPVDITPVWMMRQAGRYLPEYKATRAQAGDFMSLCKNAELACEVTLQPLRRYPLDAAILFSDILTIPDAMGLGLYFETGEGPRFSSPIKSKADIDNLPIPDPEQELGYVMNAVRTIRRELKGDVPLIGFSGSPWTLATYMVEGGSSKAFTVIKKMMYADPLALHALLDKLAKSVTLYLNAQIKAGAQSVMIFDTWGGVLTGRDYQQFSLYYMHKIVDGLLRENEGRRVPVTLFTKGGGQWLEALADTGCDALGLDWTTDIADARRRVGDKVALQGNMDPSMLYAPAARIEEEVATILAGFGQGEGHVFNLGHGIHQDVPPEHAGVFVEAVHRLSAQYHL; encoded by the coding sequence ATGACCGAACTGAAGAACGATCGTTATCTGCGTGCGCTGCTGCGCCAACCCGTTGATATCACCCCGGTATGGATGATGCGCCAGGCGGGCCGCTATTTGCCGGAGTACAAAGCCACGCGCGCGCAGGCGGGCGATTTTATGTCGCTGTGCAAAAATGCGGAGCTGGCCTGTGAAGTGACCCTTCAGCCGCTGCGCCGCTATCCGCTGGACGCGGCGATCCTCTTCTCCGATATCCTGACTATCCCCGACGCGATGGGGCTTGGCCTGTACTTTGAAACCGGCGAAGGCCCGCGCTTTAGCTCGCCGATTAAGAGCAAAGCGGACATCGACAACCTGCCGATCCCGGACCCGGAGCAGGAGCTCGGTTATGTGATGAATGCGGTGCGCACCATTCGCCGCGAGCTGAAAGGCGACGTGCCGCTGATCGGTTTTTCCGGCAGCCCGTGGACGCTGGCGACCTACATGGTCGAAGGCGGCAGCAGCAAAGCCTTCACCGTGATCAAGAAGATGATGTACGCCGATCCGCTGGCGCTGCACGCCCTGCTGGATAAGCTGGCGAAAAGCGTCACCCTCTACCTGAACGCGCAGATCAAAGCTGGCGCCCAGTCGGTGATGATCTTCGACACCTGGGGTGGGGTGCTGACGGGCCGCGATTACCAACAGTTCTCGCTCTACTACATGCATAAAATTGTCGATGGCCTGCTGCGTGAAAACGAAGGTCGTCGCGTGCCGGTGACCCTGTTCACCAAAGGCGGCGGTCAGTGGCTGGAAGCCCTGGCAGACACTGGCTGTGATGCGCTGGGCCTCGACTGGACTACCGATATTGCCGATGCGCGCCGCCGCGTTGGGGACAAAGTCGCCCTGCAGGGCAACATGGATCCGTCTATGCTGTATGCTCCGGCCGCCCGTATTGAAGAAGAAGTCGCGACCATTCTGGCGGGCTTCGGTCAGGGCGAAGGCCATGTGTTTAACCTGGGGCACGGTATTCATCAGGATGTACCGCCAGAACATGCAGGCGTGTTTGTGGAGGCGGTGCACCGACTTTCTGCCCAGTATCACCTGTAA
- the hupA gene encoding nucleoid-associated protein HU-alpha produces the protein MNKTQLIDVIADKADLSKVQAKAALESTLAAITESLKEGDAVQLVGFGTFKVNHRAERTGRNPQTGNEIKIAAANVPAFVSGKALKDAVK, from the coding sequence ATGAACAAGACTCAACTGATTGATGTAATTGCGGACAAGGCTGATCTGTCTAAAGTACAGGCTAAAGCTGCTCTGGAATCCACCCTGGCTGCTATTACTGAGTCTCTGAAAGAAGGCGATGCTGTACAACTGGTAGGTTTCGGTACCTTCAAAGTGAACCACCGCGCTGAGCGTACTGGCCGCAACCCGCAGACCGGTAACGAAATCAAAATCGCTGCAGCTAACGTGCCAGCATTTGTTTCTGGCAAAGCACTGAAAGACGCAGTTAAGTAA
- a CDS encoding DUF1481 domain-containing protein, whose protein sequence is MNSFIEGAVSPLLSVWRQAIALAGILLLSACSHDSSLPPFTASGYADDRGAVRIWRKDTDDEVHLLSAFSPWHSGSTTTSEYRWQGDTLAYIDVNIYSKVPEHVRVRFDDHGELSFMQREIGGLKQQLSTDQIDLYRYRADQVRQTSDALRQGRVVLHQGRWHADGTVTTCEGQTLKPDLDSWATEHIGRRQSHSSMEVSVAWLEAPEGSQLLLVANEDFCTWQPTEKSF, encoded by the coding sequence GTGAACAGTTTTATCGAGGGGGCGGTTTCGCCCCTTTTGTCTGTCTGGCGCCAGGCAATAGCGCTGGCAGGCATACTTTTGCTGTCCGCCTGCAGCCATGATTCCTCTCTGCCGCCTTTTACCGCCAGCGGTTACGCTGACGATCGGGGTGCGGTACGTATCTGGCGTAAAGACACGGACGATGAAGTCCATCTGCTCTCCGCCTTTAGTCCCTGGCACAGCGGCAGCACCACCACCAGTGAGTACCGCTGGCAGGGTGATACGCTTGCTTATATTGACGTGAATATCTACAGCAAGGTGCCCGAGCATGTGCGGGTGCGTTTTGACGACCACGGTGAGCTGAGCTTTATGCAGCGCGAAATCGGCGGTCTTAAGCAGCAACTCTCTACCGATCAAATTGACCTCTATCGCTACCGTGCCGACCAGGTTCGTCAGACCAGTGACGCGCTGCGACAGGGACGGGTAGTGCTGCATCAGGGGCGCTGGCATGCCGATGGCACCGTGACCACCTGCGAAGGCCAGACCCTGAAGCCGGATCTTGATAGCTGGGCGACGGAACATATTGGACGGCGTCAGAGCCACTCCTCTATGGAAGTAAGCGTGGCGTGGCTGGAAGCGCCGGAAGGGTCACAGCTGCTGCTGGTGGCTAACGAAGATTTCTGTACCTGGCAGCCGACCGAGAAGAGTTTTTAA
- the nudC gene encoding NAD(+) diphosphatase, translating into MDRIIEKSDRGWWLVSHEQKLWLPSGELPYGEAGNFDLAGQHALNIGEWKGDSVWLIQQNRRHDMGSVRQVLDLDVGLFQLAGRAVQLAEFYRSHKFCGYCGHTMHPSKTEWAMLCSHCRERYYPQIAPCIIVAIRRDDSILLAQHTRHRNGVHTVLAGFVEVGETLEQAVAREVMEESGIKVKNLRYVTSQPWPFPQSLMTAFMAEYDSGEIVIDPKELLSADWYRYDDLPLLPPPGTVARRLIEDTVAMCRADDV; encoded by the coding sequence ATGGATCGTATAATTGAAAAATCGGATCGTGGCTGGTGGTTAGTCAGCCATGAACAAAAATTATGGTTGCCCAGTGGTGAATTACCATATGGCGAGGCCGGAAATTTCGATCTTGCGGGGCAACACGCACTAAATATAGGTGAGTGGAAGGGCGATTCTGTGTGGTTGATCCAACAAAATCGTCGTCACGATATGGGATCGGTGCGCCAGGTGCTCGATCTCGATGTCGGCTTGTTCCAGTTGGCGGGTCGTGCTGTGCAGCTTGCCGAGTTTTATCGCTCGCATAAGTTCTGCGGCTACTGTGGCCACACCATGCACCCGAGCAAAACCGAGTGGGCGATGCTCTGCAGCCACTGCCGGGAACGCTATTACCCGCAAATCGCGCCGTGCATTATTGTCGCCATCCGTCGGGATGACTCCATCTTACTGGCGCAACACACCCGTCATCGCAACGGGGTGCATACCGTGCTCGCCGGATTTGTCGAAGTGGGCGAAACCCTGGAGCAGGCCGTGGCGCGAGAAGTGATGGAGGAGAGCGGGATTAAGGTAAAAAATTTACGTTATGTCACCTCCCAGCCGTGGCCGTTCCCACAGTCGCTGATGACCGCCTTTATGGCCGAGTACGACAGCGGCGAGATCGTCATCGATCCGAAAGAGCTGCTGTCCGCCGACTGGTATCGCTACGACGATTTACCCCTGCTGCCACCGCCGGGCACCGTGGCGCGCCGCCTGATAGAAGATACCGTGGCAATGTGTCGGGCTGACGATGTGTGA